Proteins encoded together in one Thermodesulfovibrionales bacterium window:
- a CDS encoding dihydroorotate dehydrogenase — protein sequence MDLTVDIGRLRLKNPVMTASGTFGYGLEYSEFMDLGRLGAIVVKGLSLSPKEGNPPPRLVETAAGMLNSIGLQNIGIERFAEEKLPFLRKFSTPVIVNFFGDSIREYGEAARRLSAVEGIDGLEMNISCPNKQAGWCIFGTDPKVTSEVVQEVRKNTNLPLVVKLSPNVTDIGLMAKAAEESGADAVSLINTLTGMAVDIKTRKPKLANVVGGLSGPAVKPVALRMVWEVSKTVRVPIIAMGGIMSAEDAIEFLVVGATAVAVGTANFVNPRAPLDIIEGIETFMREEGIENVKELSGSLEL from the coding sequence ATGGATCTCACCGTGGATATCGGCAGATTGAGACTGAAGAACCCAGTCATGACCGCGTCCGGAACCTTTGGTTATGGTCTTGAGTACTCTGAATTCATGGACCTCGGCAGGCTGGGGGCGATTGTCGTCAAAGGGCTCTCACTGTCGCCGAAAGAGGGAAACCCGCCTCCCCGACTCGTTGAGACCGCGGCCGGAATGCTCAATTCCATCGGTCTCCAGAATATCGGCATCGAAAGATTCGCAGAAGAGAAGCTTCCCTTTTTGAGAAAATTTTCAACGCCCGTCATCGTAAACTTTTTTGGCGATTCCATCCGGGAGTATGGAGAGGCTGCGAGAAGGCTGAGCGCTGTCGAAGGCATTGACGGACTCGAGATGAACATATCATGCCCGAACAAACAGGCAGGCTGGTGCATATTCGGGACGGACCCGAAGGTGACCTCTGAAGTGGTCCAGGAAGTGCGGAAGAATACGAACCTCCCCCTCGTCGTAAAACTCTCACCCAACGTAACGGATATTGGATTGATGGCGAAAGCGGCTGAGGAGTCAGGGGCAGACGCCGTTTCGCTGATCAATACCCTCACGGGGATGGCTGTTGATATAAAGACGAGAAAGCCGAAGCTGGCAAATGTTGTGGGCGGACTCTCGGGACCTGCTGTGAAGCCTGTGGCCCTGAGAATGGTATGGGAAGTATCGAAGACGGTCAGGGTACCAATCATAGCGATGGGTGGTATCATGAGCGCCGAGGACGCCATCGAGTTTTTGGTCGTGGGCGCCACGGCAGTCGCCGTCGGAACCGCGAACTTTGTGAATCCGAGGGCGCCTCTTGATATTATAGAAGGCATAGAGACCTTTATGCGTGAGGAG